One segment of Variovorax sp. PAMC28562 DNA contains the following:
- a CDS encoding ABC transporter ATP-binding protein — protein MTATTPLLQVQNLQVEFKTRRGQALVLNGVDFELNAGETLCIVGESGCGKSMTALALLGLIPMPPGQVKEGRILFQGEDLLQAGEDRLRQVRGNRISMIFQEPMTSLNPVFSVGDQIGESLRLHRGLAAKQARERAIDMLRQVGIPAPERRIDEYPHQLSGGMRQRVMIAIALACQPDILIADEPTTALDVTVQAQIFDLLRELQRDKGTAIILITHDMGAVSEMADRVIVMYAGRVIEQGTTAEVIGDPQHPYTQGLIACLPELGSSQHEGRPELVEINGVVPSIWELGRGCAFRERCPQAHARCLEMPPLLAATDRATANASTMPHAAACWLLDEAPVTMETIAA, from the coding sequence ATGACCGCCACCACGCCTTTGCTTCAGGTGCAGAACCTGCAGGTCGAATTCAAGACGCGACGCGGCCAGGCGCTGGTGCTGAACGGCGTCGACTTCGAATTGAATGCCGGCGAAACGCTCTGCATCGTCGGCGAATCCGGTTGCGGCAAGAGCATGACGGCACTCGCGTTGCTCGGCCTCATTCCGATGCCGCCGGGCCAGGTGAAAGAAGGCCGCATCCTGTTCCAGGGCGAAGACCTTTTGCAGGCTGGTGAAGACCGCCTGCGGCAAGTTCGCGGCAACCGCATCTCGATGATTTTCCAGGAGCCGATGACCTCGCTGAACCCGGTGTTCAGCGTCGGCGACCAGATCGGCGAATCGCTGCGGCTGCACCGCGGACTTGCCGCGAAGCAGGCCCGCGAGCGCGCCATCGACATGCTGCGTCAGGTCGGCATTCCGGCCCCCGAGCGCCGCATCGACGAGTACCCGCATCAACTCTCCGGCGGCATGCGGCAGCGCGTGATGATCGCCATCGCGCTGGCCTGCCAGCCCGACATCCTGATTGCGGACGAGCCGACCACCGCACTCGACGTGACGGTGCAGGCGCAGATCTTCGACCTGCTGCGCGAACTGCAACGCGACAAGGGCACCGCCATCATCCTCATCACGCACGACATGGGCGCCGTGTCCGAAATGGCCGACCGTGTGATCGTGATGTACGCCGGCCGCGTGATCGAGCAGGGCACCACCGCCGAGGTCATCGGCGACCCGCAGCATCCCTACACGCAAGGCCTGATCGCGTGCCTGCCCGAACTCGGCAGCAGCCAGCACGAAGGCCGCCCGGAGCTGGTTGAGATCAACGGCGTAGTGCCGTCGATCTGGGAGCTGGGCCGCGGTTGCGCATTCCGCGAGCGCTGCCCGCAGGCGCACGCGCGCTGCCTGGAAATGCCGCCGCTGCTGGCCGCCACGGACCGTGCGACGGCGAATGCATCGACCATGCCGCACGCGGCCGCCTGCTGGCTGCTCGACGAAGCGCCCGTCACCATGGAGACGATCGCCGCATGA
- a CDS encoding ABC transporter ATP-binding protein gives MNAPDKTGAPVLLSVTDLKVHFPRPSGLFRAPEVVKAVDGVSFDVRRGTTLAIVGESGSGKTTTALAVMRLAPITSGSVRLGSTDLSLLGDDAMREARRRLQIIFQDPYSSLNPRQRVGDAVRAPLDLMKIGTKEDRTKRVDELFTAVGLRPEQKNLFPHQFSGGQRQRINIARALATNPELVVCDEPVSALDIAIRAQILNLLVKLQRDLGLTYLFISHDMAVVEHICDEIAVMYLGQIVERAPRKAFFGRPLHPYSVALMSAVPDVKGGRARAAQRIKLTGDPPSPISPPPGCRFAGRCPVAEPECSAALPPLVQVEPDHWVRCRRVEVVDGRAVAPLALPTLSLPASIPSPVPVALALAA, from the coding sequence ATGAACGCGCCCGACAAAACCGGGGCGCCGGTGCTGCTGTCCGTGACCGATCTCAAGGTGCACTTTCCGCGGCCGTCCGGCCTGTTCAGGGCGCCCGAAGTCGTGAAGGCAGTGGATGGCGTGTCGTTCGACGTGCGGCGCGGCACCACACTCGCCATCGTCGGCGAGTCGGGCTCTGGCAAGACGACGACCGCGCTGGCGGTGATGCGGCTGGCCCCGATCACCAGTGGCAGCGTGCGGTTGGGCAGCACCGACCTCAGCCTGCTCGGAGACGACGCGATGCGCGAAGCGAGGCGCCGGTTGCAGATCATTTTTCAGGACCCGTACTCGTCGCTCAACCCGCGCCAGCGCGTCGGCGATGCGGTGCGCGCGCCGCTCGACTTGATGAAGATCGGGACGAAAGAAGACCGTACGAAACGCGTCGACGAACTCTTCACTGCCGTCGGCCTGCGGCCCGAGCAGAAGAACCTGTTCCCGCACCAGTTCTCCGGCGGCCAGCGCCAGCGCATCAATATTGCGCGGGCACTCGCCACCAACCCCGAACTGGTGGTGTGCGACGAGCCGGTGTCGGCGCTCGACATCGCGATCCGCGCGCAGATCCTCAACCTGCTGGTGAAGCTGCAGCGCGACCTCGGATTGACCTACCTCTTTATCTCGCACGACATGGCGGTGGTCGAGCACATCTGCGACGAGATCGCGGTGATGTACCTGGGGCAGATCGTCGAACGGGCGCCGCGCAAGGCCTTCTTCGGGCGGCCGCTGCACCCGTACAGCGTGGCGCTGATGTCGGCCGTGCCCGACGTCAAGGGCGGCCGCGCGCGTGCGGCGCAACGCATCAAGCTGACAGGCGATCCACCGAGCCCGATCTCGCCGCCGCCGGGTTGCCGCTTCGCCGGGCGTTGCCCGGTGGCCGAGCCGGAGTGCAGCGCGGCGCTGCCACCACTGGTGCAGGTCGAGCCCGACCACTGGGTGCGCTGCCGTCGCGTCGAAGTGGTGGATGGCCGCGCCGTGGCCCCACTGGCTTTGCCGACACTGAGCTTGCCTGCATCGATACCGTCGCCGGTGCCGGTCGCCCTGGCGCTCGCTGCCTGA
- a CDS encoding amidohydrolase: MTDITVFQARKIITMNPMQPEATHVAVRDGRVLAVGDLARMQAWGEFTLDARFADDVLMPGLVEGHSHLMAGGLWKFPFVGFHARTAPDGKIWSGCIDFDAVIERLCTIEAAMTDPAAPLLAWGFDPIFFGIERMTVHHLDRVSTTRAVVILHASQHLMNVNTAALVQAEITRDTEIEGIARFDSGEHIGEATGELQEFAAMFPITRLTGNIFRVAGETEDSLRMFGQMAQHAGVTTATDLVNDLSDFNHESLAKVTSEPDFPVRLVPAYLSMVEAVSIDAGIVRIRERQAMNNDKLHYGLVKIVVDGSIQGFTARVRWPGYFNGAPNGIWILPPTQLKAAIAQFHAAGFQLHIHTNGDEATELAIDAIEAALQTHPRADHRHTLQHCQMADAAQFMRMARLGICVNLFANHLYYWGDAHHELTMGPDRAMRMDACGTALAAGVPLAIHSDAPITPLGPLFTAWCAVNRLTSSGKKLGDAECISVADALYAITMGAAFTLSMDHLIGSIDIGKYADFCVLGDDPTAVPPEALKDVPVLGTVIGGRVLALPKIESSKAA; encoded by the coding sequence ATGACCGACATCACCGTTTTCCAGGCGCGCAAGATCATCACCATGAACCCGATGCAGCCCGAGGCCACGCACGTCGCGGTGCGCGACGGCCGGGTGCTGGCGGTCGGCGACCTGGCACGCATGCAGGCTTGGGGCGAGTTCACGCTCGACGCGCGTTTTGCCGATGACGTGCTGATGCCCGGCCTGGTCGAAGGCCACTCGCACTTGATGGCCGGCGGTCTCTGGAAATTCCCGTTCGTCGGTTTTCATGCGCGAACCGCGCCGGACGGAAAGATCTGGAGCGGCTGCATCGACTTCGACGCGGTGATCGAGCGCCTGTGCACCATCGAAGCCGCCATGACCGACCCGGCCGCACCGCTGCTGGCCTGGGGCTTCGATCCGATCTTCTTCGGCATCGAGCGCATGACGGTGCATCACCTCGACCGCGTCTCGACCACGCGCGCCGTCGTCATCCTGCACGCCAGCCAGCACCTGATGAACGTCAACACGGCGGCGCTGGTGCAGGCCGAAATCACGCGCGACACCGAAATCGAAGGCATCGCGCGCTTCGACAGCGGCGAGCACATCGGCGAGGCGACGGGCGAACTGCAGGAGTTCGCGGCGATGTTCCCCATCACGCGGCTGACCGGCAACATCTTTCGGGTGGCGGGTGAGACCGAAGACAGCCTGCGCATGTTCGGCCAGATGGCGCAGCATGCCGGCGTGACGACCGCGACCGACCTGGTCAACGACCTCTCCGACTTCAATCACGAGTCGCTCGCCAAGGTGACGTCGGAGCCGGACTTTCCGGTGCGGCTGGTGCCGGCCTACCTGAGCATGGTCGAGGCGGTGAGCATCGATGCGGGCATCGTGCGCATCCGCGAACGCCAGGCCATGAACAACGACAAGCTGCACTACGGCTTGGTCAAGATCGTGGTCGACGGATCGATCCAGGGTTTCACCGCGCGCGTGCGCTGGCCGGGCTATTTCAACGGCGCGCCGAACGGCATCTGGATCCTGCCGCCGACGCAGTTGAAAGCGGCCATCGCGCAGTTCCACGCGGCCGGCTTCCAGTTGCACATCCACACCAACGGCGACGAAGCGACCGAGCTCGCCATCGACGCCATCGAGGCCGCGCTGCAGACGCATCCACGCGCCGACCATCGCCACACGCTGCAGCATTGCCAGATGGCCGACGCCGCTCAGTTCATGCGGATGGCGCGGCTGGGCATCTGCGTGAACCTGTTCGCCAACCACCTCTACTACTGGGGCGATGCGCACCACGAACTGACGATGGGCCCGGACCGCGCGATGCGCATGGACGCCTGCGGTACCGCGCTCGCAGCCGGTGTGCCGCTGGCCATTCATTCCGACGCGCCGATCACGCCGCTCGGCCCGCTCTTCACCGCGTGGTGCGCCGTCAATCGGCTGACATCGAGCGGCAAGAAGCTCGGAGATGCCGAATGCATTTCCGTCGCCGATGCGCTCTACGCGATCACGATGGGAGCCGCCTTCACGCTGTCGATGGACCACTTGATCGGCTCCATCGATATCGGCAAGTACGCCGACTTCTGCGTGCTGGGCGACGACCCAACCGCCGTGCCGCCCGAGGCGCTGAAGGATGTGCCGGTGCTCGGCACCGTGATCGGTGGGCGCGTGCTGGCCTTGCCGAAGATCGAATCCTCCAAGGCCGCATGA
- a CDS encoding CobW family GTP-binding protein has translation MSNETTRTQAGRIPLTVIGGFLGSGKTTLLNHLLKHNDGRRLAVLVNDFGAINVDAALVVSRGADTISLQNGCVCCQIGGDLTDALIRVIGSTPPPDAIVIEASGVSDPWRIAQVGLSDPALALDGVIVMVDATSVLAQADDPLLGDTVLRQLRAADLLVLNKCDRADELAMQRLHDWLDANAPDIPHFETHFAQVPLALLGAPGWPRDMEAPAQDDAGLALHGDLFASWSNSADVTYHAAALRELLRAMPEGVLRLKGVIRTDLHGWAVLQFSGRHGSLRAWPPRHPLPIDGAASAIVAIGLRDRLPTAALALALHKAVKARTEDAPTAASPLPESTD, from the coding sequence ATGAGCAACGAAACGACTCGCACCCAGGCCGGCCGCATTCCGCTCACCGTCATCGGCGGCTTTCTGGGCAGTGGCAAGACCACGCTGCTCAACCATCTGCTCAAGCACAACGACGGTCGCCGGCTCGCCGTGCTGGTCAACGACTTCGGCGCCATCAATGTCGACGCCGCGCTGGTCGTCTCGCGTGGCGCCGACACCATCAGCCTGCAGAACGGCTGCGTGTGCTGCCAGATCGGCGGCGACCTGACCGACGCACTGATCCGCGTCATCGGCAGCACACCGCCACCCGATGCCATCGTCATCGAAGCGAGCGGCGTGTCAGACCCCTGGCGCATCGCGCAGGTCGGGCTGTCGGACCCCGCACTGGCGCTCGACGGCGTGATCGTCATGGTGGATGCGACGTCGGTGCTCGCGCAGGCCGACGACCCGTTGCTTGGCGACACGGTGTTGCGCCAGCTGCGCGCCGCAGACCTCCTCGTGCTGAACAAATGCGACCGTGCCGACGAACTCGCCATGCAGCGCCTGCACGACTGGCTCGATGCCAACGCGCCCGACATCCCGCACTTCGAGACCCACTTCGCGCAAGTGCCGCTCGCCCTGCTCGGCGCACCGGGCTGGCCGCGGGACATGGAGGCGCCTGCGCAGGACGATGCCGGCCTGGCGCTGCACGGCGATCTCTTCGCGAGCTGGTCGAATTCGGCCGACGTCACCTACCACGCGGCCGCACTGCGCGAACTGCTGCGCGCCATGCCCGAGGGCGTGCTCCGGCTCAAAGGGGTGATCAGGACCGACCTGCACGGCTGGGCCGTGCTGCAATTTTCGGGTCGGCACGGATCGCTCCGGGCCTGGCCACCAAGACACCCGTTGCCGATCGACGGCGCGGCCAGCGCCATCGTGGCCATCGGGCTGCGCGACCGACTCCCCACAGCAGCGCTCGCTCTCGCCTTGCACAAGGCAGTGAAGGCGCGGACCGAAGACGCGCCCACTGCAGCGTCGCCTCTCCCTGAAAGCACCGACTGA
- a CDS encoding EamA family transporter, whose protein sequence is MGRDLLAALGVVVIWGLNFVAMKYSLRDFTPFQLGTLRYVFAVLPLMLFVKRPTLSWRWLVPAGLAQFGQFGLLFVALQIGMTAALASVLMQTQVFFTTLLGVVLLHERLSGPLRAGLALAAIGLGCFAANFVGGGATGGITLASLVLNLFAAAMWAASNIVARRAQRASPGYDPLQFVVWMSLVPILPFAVMAWLFDPPALRWQWTHASLGAWAGVAYLGWFATVVAYALWTSLLKRHPANRVAPFSLGVPIIGLAAGMLTLGERVSAWQWAGSGCVVAALAVVMFGGRMAARWFGSAIPSRG, encoded by the coding sequence ATGGGCCGCGACCTGCTCGCTGCGCTCGGCGTGGTTGTCATCTGGGGCCTCAACTTCGTAGCGATGAAATATTCGTTGCGCGACTTCACCCCATTCCAGCTCGGCACCTTGCGCTACGTGTTCGCGGTGCTCCCGCTGATGCTCTTCGTCAAACGGCCGACGCTCTCGTGGCGCTGGCTGGTGCCCGCCGGGCTCGCGCAGTTCGGCCAGTTCGGCCTGCTGTTCGTGGCCTTGCAGATCGGCATGACGGCGGCGCTGGCGTCGGTGCTGATGCAGACGCAAGTGTTCTTCACGACCCTGCTCGGCGTCGTGCTGCTGCACGAGCGCCTGAGTGGCCCGCTGCGGGCCGGCCTGGCGTTGGCGGCGATCGGGCTCGGGTGCTTCGCGGCCAATTTCGTCGGCGGCGGCGCGACGGGTGGCATCACGCTGGCGAGCCTGGTGCTCAACCTCTTTGCTGCTGCGATGTGGGCGGCCTCCAACATCGTCGCGCGCCGGGCACAGCGCGCCAGTCCGGGCTACGACCCGCTGCAGTTCGTCGTGTGGATGTCGCTGGTACCGATCCTGCCGTTTGCCGTGATGGCATGGCTGTTCGATCCGCCTGCGTTGCGCTGGCAATGGACGCACGCAAGCCTGGGCGCATGGGCCGGTGTCGCGTACCTGGGCTGGTTCGCGACCGTGGTGGCCTATGCGCTGTGGACCTCGCTGCTCAAGCGGCATCCGGCCAATCGCGTCGCGCCCTTCAGCCTCGGCGTGCCGATCATCGGACTCGCAGCCGGCATGCTCACGCTCGGCGAACGGGTGTCGGCATGGCAGTGGGCCGGCAGCGGCTGCGTGGTGGCGGCGCTGGCGGTCGTGATGTTCGGGGGGCGCATGGCGGCGCGCTGGTTTGGGAGCGCCATTCCGTCCAGGGGTTGA
- a CDS encoding branched-chain amino acid ABC transporter permease encodes MTGILLLEQLLNGLGYGLMLFLLAAGLTLVFGIMDVLNLAHGSLFMAGAYVAAEAHTRTGSFAAAIVIAVLVTVIVALLLEVLLMRRLYQRDHLAQVLATFGVILVADDIVTMIWGPSPVMAPTPAALSGPIEIIAGLPYPSYRLVILAGGMLVALALWLLVNHTRIGMRVRAGASDRPMAELMGVRVGRIFNGIFLLGAALAALAGALMGPIVAVQVGMGEQILIPALVVLVIGGIGSVRGAFVAALLVGLVDTIGRAFVPMLLRATLPPSTAADLGPLFAEVAMYALMVIVLIFRPSGLFSARA; translated from the coding sequence GTGACCGGCATCCTCCTCCTCGAACAGCTGCTGAACGGCCTCGGCTACGGCCTGATGCTGTTCCTCCTCGCAGCCGGGCTCACGCTGGTGTTCGGCATCATGGACGTGCTGAACCTGGCGCACGGCTCGCTCTTCATGGCTGGCGCCTACGTGGCCGCCGAGGCGCACACGCGCACCGGCTCGTTCGCAGCGGCGATCGTCATCGCGGTGCTGGTCACCGTCATCGTCGCGCTGTTGCTCGAAGTGCTGTTGATGCGTCGCCTCTACCAGCGCGACCATCTGGCGCAGGTGCTCGCGACCTTCGGCGTGATCCTGGTGGCCGACGACATCGTCACGATGATCTGGGGCCCGTCGCCGGTGATGGCGCCGACACCCGCTGCGCTGTCGGGGCCCATCGAAATCATTGCGGGGCTGCCCTATCCGTCTTACCGCCTCGTCATCCTGGCCGGCGGCATGCTCGTCGCGCTGGCGCTGTGGCTGCTGGTCAACCACACGCGCATCGGCATGCGGGTGCGCGCGGGCGCATCCGACCGGCCGATGGCCGAGCTGATGGGCGTGCGCGTCGGCCGTATCTTCAACGGCATCTTCCTGCTCGGTGCCGCACTGGCCGCACTGGCCGGTGCGCTGATGGGGCCGATCGTCGCGGTGCAGGTCGGCATGGGCGAGCAGATTTTGATTCCAGCGCTGGTCGTGCTGGTGATCGGCGGCATCGGCTCCGTGCGTGGCGCGTTCGTCGCGGCGCTGCTGGTCGGTCTGGTCGACACCATCGGCCGGGCGTTCGTGCCGATGTTGCTGCGCGCCACCTTGCCGCCCTCTACCGCGGCCGACCTCGGCCCGCTGTTCGCCGAAGTGGCGATGTACGCGCTGATGGTGATCGTGTTGATCTTCCGGCCCTCGGGCCTGTTCTCGGCCAGAGCATGA
- a CDS encoding branched-chain amino acid ABC transporter permease, which translates to MKQRDATSTVVLAIVFVLLAAFPLVAPLLGLEFYIGFVRRVLVVALAAASLNFILGFGGMVALGHAGFIGIGAYTVVALSDVGVMSAWLLWPAAALVAGAVAALVGTVALRTRGVYFIMTTLAFAQMLYFVVVSLRRYGGDDGYTLPARPTLLPGLDLADDSTFYWVVLVLVSLTLLWLHRATRSRFGYALMGIRDNETRMRALGYPVFRLQLVAFAIAGAIAGLAGALLAGGNGFVSPATMHWTQSATLLVMVVIGGLGRSWGGPVGAVVWLLLEEVLKQSTDHWHLPLGLLLIAVALWAPKGLAALYRRRNSLTPTLSPEGRGGSRI; encoded by the coding sequence ATGAAGCAGCGCGACGCCACTTCCACCGTCGTCCTCGCGATCGTATTCGTGCTGCTGGCGGCGTTTCCGCTGGTCGCGCCATTGCTCGGGCTGGAGTTCTACATCGGCTTCGTGCGGCGCGTGCTGGTCGTCGCGCTGGCCGCCGCGAGCCTGAATTTCATCCTCGGCTTCGGCGGCATGGTGGCGCTCGGTCATGCCGGCTTCATTGGCATCGGCGCATACACGGTCGTGGCGCTGAGCGATGTGGGCGTGATGTCGGCGTGGCTTCTGTGGCCGGCCGCTGCGCTGGTCGCTGGCGCAGTGGCGGCGCTCGTCGGCACCGTCGCGCTGCGCACGCGCGGCGTGTACTTCATCATGACCACGCTGGCCTTCGCGCAGATGCTGTACTTCGTCGTCGTCTCGCTGCGCCGCTATGGCGGTGACGACGGCTACACGCTGCCGGCGCGGCCGACCCTGTTGCCGGGCCTCGACCTGGCCGACGACTCGACCTTCTATTGGGTCGTGCTGGTGCTGGTCTCGCTCACGCTGCTGTGGCTGCACCGCGCCACGCGCTCACGCTTCGGCTATGCGCTGATGGGCATCAGAGACAACGAGACGCGCATGCGTGCGCTGGGTTATCCGGTGTTCCGGCTGCAGCTCGTCGCCTTCGCCATCGCGGGTGCCATCGCTGGCCTTGCCGGTGCGCTGCTGGCTGGCGGCAACGGCTTCGTCAGCCCGGCGACCATGCACTGGACGCAGTCGGCCACGCTGTTGGTGATGGTCGTCATCGGCGGGCTCGGGCGCAGCTGGGGCGGGCCGGTGGGTGCGGTCGTGTGGCTGCTGCTCGAGGAAGTGTTGAAGCAGTCCACGGACCATTGGCATCTGCCGCTGGGGTTGCTGTTGATCGCGGTGGCACTGTGGGCGCCCAAGGGGTTGGCGGCGTTGTACAGGCGCAGAAACTCCCTTACCCCAACCCTCTCCCCCGAGGGGAGAGGGGGTAGTCGGATATGA
- a CDS encoding ABC transporter ATP-binding protein: MSLFRIEGLVKRFGGLVATDHVNLTVERGEVHALIGPNGAGKTTLVNLITGLLKSDGGRILLDEKDITRLTDHQRVSAGMSRCFQVTRVFAKETVHDNLMLAAQAHAGSSLRFMAPRANETALTQRAIALADRVGLGAERDRIAGTLPHGAQRALDVALALAADPKLLLLDEPMAGMGPDESARMVKLIDSLRADMAILLIEHDMDAVFRLADRLTVLVQGKVLMTGTAEEVRGHPDVQAVYLGTEAEGHS, from the coding sequence ATGAGTCTTTTCAGGATCGAAGGACTGGTCAAGCGCTTCGGCGGGCTGGTCGCGACCGACCATGTCAACCTGACGGTCGAGCGCGGTGAAGTGCATGCGCTGATCGGGCCGAACGGCGCCGGCAAGACCACGCTGGTCAACCTCATCACCGGCCTGTTGAAGTCCGATGGCGGGCGCATCCTGCTCGACGAAAAAGACATCACCCGGCTCACCGACCATCAGCGCGTGTCGGCCGGCATGTCGCGCTGCTTCCAGGTGACACGGGTGTTCGCCAAAGAGACGGTGCACGACAACTTGATGCTCGCAGCGCAGGCGCACGCCGGCAGCAGCCTGCGCTTCATGGCGCCACGTGCCAACGAAACCGCGCTGACGCAACGCGCCATCGCGCTGGCCGATCGCGTGGGGCTCGGTGCCGAGCGCGACCGCATCGCCGGCACCTTGCCGCACGGCGCGCAACGCGCGCTCGACGTGGCACTGGCGCTCGCCGCCGACCCCAAGCTGCTGCTGCTCGACGAGCCGATGGCCGGCATGGGTCCGGACGAATCCGCGCGCATGGTCAAGCTCATCGACTCGCTGCGCGCCGACATGGCGATCCTGCTGATCGAGCACGACATGGACGCCGTGTTCCGCCTGGCCGACCGGCTCACGGTGCTGGTGCAGGGCAAGGTGCTGATGACCGGCACGGCCGAAGAAGTGCGCGGTCATCCGGACGTGCAGGCGGTCTATCTCGGCACCGAAGCGGAAGGCCATTCATGA
- a CDS encoding ABC transporter ATP-binding protein — protein MNASLSGATLLEGSAIEAGYGASQVLFGIDVTVRAGEVLALLGRNGMGKSTLLKVLTGTLAPMRGSVRFDGAEIGGTRPDAIARRGIAIVPEGRHVFPNLSVDEHLRAFARPRATASGQQAGAPRWTIEALYGLFPRLAERKGNAGNQLSGGEQQMLAIARALSTHPRLLILDEATEGLAPVIREEIWRCLATLKAEGEAILVVDKYVQRLLPLADRHIILERGRAVWRGDSAALDADRSLWARYLGV, from the coding sequence ATGAACGCCTCCCTTTCTGGCGCGACCCTCCTTGAAGGCAGCGCCATCGAAGCCGGCTACGGCGCGAGCCAGGTGCTGTTCGGCATCGATGTGACCGTGCGCGCCGGCGAGGTGCTGGCGCTGTTGGGCCGCAACGGCATGGGCAAGAGCACGCTGCTCAAGGTGCTCACCGGCACGCTCGCACCGATGCGCGGCAGCGTGCGTTTCGACGGCGCCGAGATCGGCGGCACACGGCCCGACGCCATCGCGCGGCGTGGCATCGCGATCGTGCCGGAAGGGCGGCACGTGTTCCCCAACCTGAGCGTCGACGAGCACCTGCGCGCCTTCGCGCGGCCGCGTGCGACCGCATCGGGCCAGCAGGCGGGCGCGCCCCGCTGGACCATCGAGGCGCTCTACGGACTATTCCCTCGCCTGGCCGAACGCAAGGGCAACGCCGGCAACCAGTTGTCGGGCGGCGAGCAGCAGATGCTGGCCATCGCGCGGGCGCTGTCGACCCATCCGCGGTTGTTGATCCTCGACGAAGCGACCGAAGGGCTGGCGCCCGTCATCCGCGAGGAGATCTGGCGCTGCCTGGCGACGCTCAAGGCAGAAGGCGAGGCGATCCTCGTCGTCGACAAATACGTGCAGCGCCTGCTGCCGCTGGCCGACCGGCACATCATCCTGGAGCGCGGGCGCGCAGTGTGGCGGGGCGATTCGGCAGCGCTCGATGCCGATCGTTCGCTGTGGGCGCGCTACCTGGGCGTGTAA
- a CDS encoding aspartate/glutamate racemase family protein, giving the protein MPRIALIHALTHSVAPINDAFVRDWPEAIRMNLMDDSLSADLARSASRLDDAMHRRFMALGDYAVSSGADGILFTCSAFGPCIEAVAARHPGIPVLKPNEAMVAKARAGIGKLGLIATFAATLVSMPPEFGPDIALDTALAEGALDALDAGDGARHDALIAEQAAWLRDKGCTRIALAQFSMARARAACEDASGLPVLTTVDSAVAALRARLSNAH; this is encoded by the coding sequence ATGCCCCGCATCGCACTCATCCACGCACTCACCCATTCGGTCGCCCCGATCAACGACGCTTTCGTGCGCGACTGGCCCGAAGCGATCCGCATGAATCTGATGGACGACAGTCTCTCGGCCGACCTCGCGCGCAGTGCAAGCAGGCTGGACGATGCGATGCACCGGCGCTTCATGGCGCTCGGTGACTACGCCGTGTCGAGCGGCGCCGACGGCATCCTGTTCACCTGCTCGGCGTTCGGGCCCTGCATCGAAGCGGTCGCGGCACGGCATCCGGGCATCCCCGTTTTGAAACCGAACGAGGCGATGGTCGCCAAAGCCCGGGCCGGCATCGGCAAGCTTGGGCTGATCGCCACCTTCGCCGCGACGCTGGTGTCGATGCCGCCCGAGTTCGGCCCCGATATCGCGCTCGATACGGCGCTGGCCGAAGGCGCACTCGATGCGCTCGACGCCGGTGACGGAGCCCGCCACGACGCGCTCATCGCCGAGCAGGCGGCATGGCTGCGCGACAAGGGCTGCACCCGCATCGCGCTGGCGCAGTTCAGCATGGCACGTGCCCGCGCGGCCTGCGAAGACGCGTCGGGCCTCCCGGTGCTCACGACGGTCGACAGCGCCGTCGCCGCGCTGCGTGCGCGACTCTCCAACGCCCACTGA
- a CDS encoding YoaK family protein, which yields MRRLRFLTDRHRSPASNRALGLLLAFNAGAINAGGFLVLHMYTSHMTGFASQLADGLVLGNTELFLNALGAVLAFMSGAAVCAILVNWGRQHRLHSVYALPLLLEAALLFPFGLMGAITLTWSTPFAVPLTVLLLAFMMGLQNAVASKTSGGSIRTTHMTGNITDLGMELGKMLYWNRRSHHAASAVHYDRPRMVTAGGLIGMFVLGGTVGALGFKYVGFVCVVPLAVMLLALSMPPLIRDVPRSPVLSRLLGRVGRRPPVRTTRKPHTDSDSRGP from the coding sequence ATGCGCCGACTGCGTTTTCTCACCGACCGCCACCGCTCGCCCGCCAGCAACAGGGCGCTCGGGTTGCTGCTCGCCTTCAACGCCGGCGCCATCAACGCAGGCGGCTTCCTGGTGCTGCACATGTACACCTCGCACATGACCGGCTTCGCGTCGCAGTTGGCCGACGGGCTGGTGCTCGGCAACACCGAGTTGTTTCTCAACGCGCTCGGCGCCGTGCTGGCATTCATGAGCGGCGCCGCCGTCTGCGCCATCCTGGTGAACTGGGGCCGGCAGCACCGGCTGCACAGCGTCTATGCGCTGCCGTTGCTGCTCGAAGCCGCGCTGCTGTTCCCCTTCGGACTGATGGGCGCCATCACACTGACCTGGTCGACCCCTTTCGCGGTGCCGCTCACCGTGCTGCTGCTGGCTTTCATGATGGGCTTGCAGAACGCGGTGGCTTCCAAGACATCGGGCGGCAGCATCCGCACCACGCACATGACCGGCAACATCACCGACCTGGGCATGGAGCTGGGCAAGATGCTGTACTGGAACCGGCGCAGCCACCATGCCGCTTCTGCCGTGCACTACGACCGGCCCCGCATGGTCACGGCGGGTGGACTGATCGGTATGTTCGTGCTGGGTGGAACGGTCGGCGCATTGGGCTTCAAGTACGTCGGCTTCGTCTGCGTGGTTCCGCTGGCGGTGATGCTGCTGGCGTTGTCGATGCCGCCGCTCATTCGCGATGTGCCGCGGTCGCCGGTGCTGTCACGCTTGCTGGGGCGTGTGGGCCGGCGTCCGCCGGTGCGCACGACACGCAAGCCGCACACCGATTCCGATTCCCGCGGGCCCTGA